attgagcttcaaagattccaaagtgaatcggctccaagcagatacatttttgcattttttcacacttttaaaactgtttttttgtgtgtaaaacttcacacatatttAGTACCCTCGTAAACAACATAATCGTGCCAAAAATAAGTTAATACTGCATGTTGTAAATGTGCAATTGTTTTGTGATATATCGTGCAtataaaggttttatttttgttttatttttggtccaTGGTACCTCTAGGTCCTGAGTTCGCTGTGGTGTTTCTCAGCCCAGAGCAGCCGCTTGACGTGTATCTCTCGGCTGGGCCCGTTGAGGGGGTTCCAGCCGTACTCTGGCGAGAGCACTCTGCTGGGCTTGTTGAGCCAGAAGTACTTGTTGAGGTGGCTCTCGTCGTGCCACAGAGCCTCCACCCCGTTCCTCTTGTCCGTCATTATGCCCCGGTGACAGCTCTCGGTCAGGTTCGCCACGGACTCCCACGTGCCCCCGAACACGGCCGCGTGGTAGTACAGGTCCCCAGTCTCCATGCAGGCCGTGGAGTTGGGGTTGCGGTCGTAGGTGTACCTTACCTTGGGGGTGTTGTAGAAGGAGGAGTGCTGCAGGGCAACCGACTCCCCGAGTGCCTCCGAGCCGAAGCGACCGGCGAAGACCATGTCCACGTCCAGGCAGAAGACGTACCGGTGGCCGTGACGGATGCGTCTCTTGATGGTGTCCGCGAGGGTCTTCATGCGCATCATGGAGATGTCCTCCCAGCGCTCGTGCCTCTTGACCTTGATGATCTTCAGGGCCCGGCCAGCCTTCAGCTGGAGCCCCGGCACATTCTCTGGGGCGTCGGTGAACACGTAGTACGTCACCGGTAAACCCTCCATGAAGTGGAGTTCCGCTGAGGACAGCAGATCTATCAGGTACGCTTCCTGATATCTGTTAAAAaggcacacagaaatacacagcagagtgtTACGTATGCAGTGTCGGAGGTTCCTCATTTCTCTTAGAATAGTTACCCGCCATCTTCTGACACACTGAAAAACCCATCCATTTAAACTGCAACCTGGGCCCATAAGACAaccccatccctctccccccaacaTTATCAAACATTAATATTATGAGCAGCCTATTAGGCGCCGGTACATAACTAGGACtgggatggttggtggttcaatacCCAGTCAAGACCTTAGAATTACAATGtccaactgacatttttgacacaaattttttgtcataaatatgttgtttatagggcataTATGTGTGAGGTTTTACACAAAAGAGCTTTTtaaaggtatgaaaaaatgctcGATTTAATAGGCATCTGCTtgtagcccattcactttggaatctttgaagctccatatctcaaaaccactcagaatacAGATAGAAGCTTGTACTTCTAAGGTCAAGCAGTGTAGCCATGAACCCTGacttgtcccctgcttagtctaatcaactgtacgtcactttggatgaaagcgtcagctaaatagcaaattatttatattatcaaACTCTTTCCAACAACTTTTGTTGAATCATCTCATTGATCCCTCACATATTTCAGTCCTCCATCAGTTGATGTTTCTTATTTTGATTCAGGATCAAGccagtaaaataattcaattaattgcAGCAAACAGCTCTGTTAATCATTCAATTCCCACTGAATTTGGTGCATATGATGAATTAAAGCAAGCTGTGCTGCGTTGTGTTAAACAAATCagcaataatttaaaatgtccgCCAAGAACTTGTACTGCCACCACCTCCGCTATAGATTTAAGAAAGCGCAAACAAGCTTGTGTTCTGCTCTGAATGGTGTGATATCATGGGCTCCGTCAGGGGAAGACACTAGATTCAGCTCCACGGGTGGACTTGCGGACAGCAGACAGGAGAGGCCCGAACGTGTCACAAACAGCGCTAACCTCCCGACGGCGAACACAGTCAGTGCCACAGAGGTGCCCATTTTTTGGTGATACTTGTCGTAGGTGTCAGGAT
Above is a genomic segment from Conger conger chromosome 10, fConCon1.1, whole genome shotgun sequence containing:
- the LOC133139571 gene encoding alpha-1,3-galactosyltransferase 2-like; amino-acid sequence: MEGREEEGLEEAVTETALVMSAEKKDIGHETVPGNTKDRAEETKDWVKEAGKNGNAPHGAGAQPHDLVEERRSGTTLTLTRAEETVFHAAEKQRADQDRSQHKLTPHWRNSEDAEGGQLKNCLGLSILFGVLLPFIVFVRFSESPLRKYQLPPAAKPEPGDHVDTSLDLSSRTDVMTSTDWGAPILWDGMFDPDTYDKYHQKMGTSVALTVFAVGRYQEAYLIDLLSSAELHFMEGLPVTYYVFTDAPENVPGLQLKAGRALKIIKVKRHERWEDISMMRMKTLADTIKRRIRHGHRYVFCLDVDMVFAGRFGSEALGESVALQHSSFYNTPKVRYTYDRNPNSTACMETGDLYYHAAVFGGTWESVANLTESCHRGIMTDKRNGVEALWHDESHLNKYFWLNKPSRVLSPEYGWNPLNGPSREIHVKRLLWAEKHHSELRT